In the genome of Telluria mixta, the window TCACGGTCGACCGCGACGGCCAGCTGGCGGACGTGGCCGTGCAGCGCTCGCGCAATCCGGATGCGTCCGAGATCGCGCTGGCGTCCGTACGGCGCAGTTCGCCGCTGCCGCCCCCGCCGACGGGCAGGCTCACGTTCTCCGAAACGTTCCTGTTCGCGGACAGCGAGCGGTATCAGCTGCGCAGCCTGGCGGGGCCGCAGGCGTCGGAATGACGCCCGTCAGTCTCACTTCAGCCGCCACAACTCGTAACGTTCCTCGCCCGCTTTGACCTGCCCGGCGAAATGCCCGTTCAGGTGGCTGGCCGTGAACACGACGCCGCCGTCAGGTCCGATGGCGGGCGTGTCCGGCCAGCGCACGCCGTCGCTCGCGGCCTGCAGCGCCAGCGTTCCCGTGCGCGGGTCGTAGCGCACGATGCCGTTGCGGGTGACGTCCGTGATCCATAGATTGCCCGCCTTGTCCGTGACGATGCCGTCCGTGTTGCCACCCACATCGCCCAGGTCGCGCACGGCGGCGGCCAACGTGGCCGGACGCGCGTGCGCGTCGCGCAGCAGCGACGTCGGGATCGCGTACGCGTGCGTGCCGGTCGTCACCGTCCAGTACAGCGTGCTCCTGTCCGGCGACAGGGCGATGCCGTTCACGCCCAGCACGAGCGGCTTGCCGGGCCACACTTCCGCACCGTGCGACACGACCTTCGCGCCCGGCTGCGGCAGCACGGCCGGATGCCGGTCGAGCACACGCCGCGCGCGGCCCGACGCATAATCCACGACGATGATGCCGGCCTGGTTGTCGGGCGCACTGCGCAGGCCGCTGTCGGACACGTAGGCCACTTTGCGGACCTCGTCCACGGCGATGTCGTTCAGGAAGCTGCCTGTGCGGTCGGCCACCGCGTCGAGCGGGATCGTGCGGACGGTCTTCCCCGTGCGCACATTGAACACGACGATCTTCTGGCCGCCGGCCGGCGCTTCGGCCTCGCCCGCGACGAAGCCCTGGTCAAGCGCCCACAACCAGCCGTTGCGCCGGTCGATATGAAAGCCCAGCACGTTGCGCAGGTGCGTGGCCGGTGCGCCCGTCACTGCATTCGCTTCCTGCGACGGGAAAGCCGTCAGGCGTGCGGGGCCCGTGGTGGCGCGGGTATCGAGGAGGCTCAGCGTGGCCGGCGCATCGGCGGCCACGAGACGCGGCGTGCTGACGAAGGCACGGCCGGCGGCGTCGAAGTGGATGCCGGCGATGGGCGCGTTCACCGAGTTCGCGAACGGCGCCGGGTCGCTGCCGTCGCGGGGCCCATCCCAGCTGACGCCAGCGTAGCTGCGCCAGCGTTCGACGCGGGAGGTATCGGCCGCGGTCGCCGCGGTCACGGTGAGCGTGGCGAGGATGGCCAGTGCAGGGAGGCGGATGTTCATGATGGTTCCTGTCCAGTCAATCAAAGGATCGAGCGGTAGCTGCCGCCCTCCACGCGCACGGCCGCGCCATTGGTCGCGGCGCCGAGCGGACTCGCGAGCAGCGCGACCATCGCCGCCACCTCGTCCGCGTCTATCATCCGCGCGATCAATGAACTCGGGCGATAGGTGGCGAAGAAGTGCGCTTCGATCTCCGCATCCGTCATGCCGGGCCGCGGCGCCGTCTGGCGCAGGTAGTCGACGATGCCGTCCGAGCGCGTGGCCGCCGGGAGGACGCTGTTGACGGTCACGCCGGTCCCGCGCGTCAGTTCGGCGAGGCCCCGCGCCACCGCGAGCTGGGCGGATTTGCTGACGCCATAATGGATCATGTCCGGCGGCGTGAATGCGCCCACCTCGCTGGAGATGAAGAGCACCCGGCCCCAGTTCTTCGCGAGCAGGCGCGGGAAATAATGGCGGGCGAGGCGGACGCCCGACATCACGTTGACGTCGAACATGCGCAGCCAGTCGTCGTCCGTGATGTCGGTGAACGCCTTGCCCTCGTAATAGCCGAGGTTGTTGACGAGGATATCGACGTCGGGCACGGCCTGCGCGACGGCGGCCGCGCCGGCTGCGTCGGCGAGGTCGGCGACGACGGGCGTCACGACGGCGTCCGGCGTGGCGGCGCGGATCTGGGCGATGGCGGCGTCGAGCTTGCCGGCATCACGCCCCGTGATGGCGACGGCCGCGCCTTCTTGCGCCAGCGTGCGGGCGATGGCCAGGCCGATGCCGGCCGTGGCGCCGGTGACGAGCGCCGTTTTGTCTTTCAGTTTCAAGTCCATTGCGGTTCCTTTCGGTGATCAGGTAGCGCAACTTTATTGTTTCAGCCGAAGCAGATAAACTGGGTCAAAAGGAATTCATTTGTTCTTGGGAGGACGAAATCAGCCGACAATTCGACTATCTGGACGACCTGGAAGCGTTCCTGGCCGTGGCGGACCGTGAATCGTTCACGGCTGGAGCCGTCGCGCTGGCGACGACGGCGTCCGTGCTGAGCCGCGCGGTGACGCGGCTGGAAAACCGCCTCGGCACGCAATTACTGCGACGGACCACGCGCCGCGTCACGCTGACGGAAGCCGGCCGCCACTACCTGGAGCAGGCACATACGGCCTTCGCGCTGCTGGGCGACGCGGAGCGCGAGATCCAGGGACAGGCGGCGGCGCTGGCGGGGCGCATCCGCATGAGCGTGCCGACGACGTGGGGCCACCACCGCGTCCCCGCCCTGCTGGCGCGCTTCACGCGGCGGTATCCGAACGTGAAGGTAGAACTGAACATCACGAACCGCAGCGTCGACCTCGTCGCCGAAGGCTACGATCTCGCGATCCGCCTCGGCCACCTGCCCGACAGCGGCCTCGTGGCGCGCAAGCTGGCCGACGAGACGCTGTGCCTGGTGGCGTCACCGGACTACCTGGCACGAGCCGGGACGCCGCGCACGCTGGACGACCTGCAGGGGCATGCCTGCCTGCCGTTCATCCTGCCGCGCACAGGCAAGATCGCGCCGTGGGTATTCCGCGATGGCGACACCGACGTCGAGTGGACGGCGCCGGCCACGATCGAGGTGTCGGACGACGTACTGGGCGTCGTCTCGCTGGCGGTGGCCGGCATCGGCATCGGCCAGAGCTACGACTTCATCGTGCGCGAACACGTGGCGGCCGGGCGGCTCGTCGAAGTGCTGCCCCATTTGCGCGGCCGCTCGCGGCCCTTTTCCGTCGTGTACGCGCCGCACCGGCGACAGTCGGCCGCGATTCGTGCCATGATCGATGTCCTGACGGCGGGTGCGGACGGGCCGTAACCGCATGCGCCACGGGTGCGCCTGCTCGGCAATATCCGGCCTATAATCCTGCGTTACATTTCTACAAATTTTATAATCATGTCCAACGTGCAACGCAGGAATAACGTCCGGCTGGCCGGCAACGGTCCGGCAACGATGGTGTTTGCCCACGGCTTCGGTTGCGACCAGACCATGTGGCGCTTCCTGACGCCCGCGTACGAAGATCGCTTCCGCACGATCGCGTTCGACCTAGTCGGCAGCGGCGGCTCCGACCTGTCCGCCTACGACCGCGACAAATACGGCACGCTGCACGGCTACGCGGACGACCTGCTGGAAATCGTGGACGCATTCGCGACGGGTCCCGTCATCTTCGTCGGCCATTCCGTCAGCACGATGATCGGCATGCTGGCGACGATCAAGGCGCCGGAAAAATTCCTGGCCCAGGTCATGGTGGGTCCGTCGCCCTGCTACATCAACGACGGCGACTACGTCGGCGGGTTCAGCCGCGAAGACATCGACGAACTGCTCGAGACGATGGACGCCAACTACCTCGGCTGGTCGAGCAGCCTGGCGCCCGCGATCATGGGCGTGCCCGACCGTCCGGAACTGCGCGCGGAACTGACCGAGAGCTTTTGCCGCAACGATCCCGAGATCGCCAA includes:
- a CDS encoding alpha/beta fold hydrolase; protein product: MSNVQRRNNVRLAGNGPATMVFAHGFGCDQTMWRFLTPAYEDRFRTIAFDLVGSGGSDLSAYDRDKYGTLHGYADDLLEIVDAFATGPVIFVGHSVSTMIGMLATIKAPEKFLAQVMVGPSPCYINDGDYVGGFSREDIDELLETMDANYLGWSSSLAPAIMGVPDRPELRAELTESFCRNDPEIAKHFARVTFLSDYRADVPRSTVPALILQCSDDLVAPRQVGDFLHRHLPNSVLHVIENVGHCPHMSAPTESSRAIDNFLAHALR
- a CDS encoding LysR family transcriptional regulator, whose protein sequence is MSRQFDYLDDLEAFLAVADRESFTAGAVALATTASVLSRAVTRLENRLGTQLLRRTTRRVTLTEAGRHYLEQAHTAFALLGDAEREIQGQAAALAGRIRMSVPTTWGHHRVPALLARFTRRYPNVKVELNITNRSVDLVAEGYDLAIRLGHLPDSGLVARKLADETLCLVASPDYLARAGTPRTLDDLQGHACLPFILPRTGKIAPWVFRDGDTDVEWTAPATIEVSDDVLGVVSLAVAGIGIGQSYDFIVREHVAAGRLVEVLPHLRGRSRPFSVVYAPHRRQSAAIRAMIDVLTAGADGP
- a CDS encoding major royal jelly family protein, giving the protein MNIRLPALAILATLTVTAATAADTSRVERWRSYAGVSWDGPRDGSDPAPFANSVNAPIAGIHFDAAGRAFVSTPRLVAADAPATLSLLDTRATTGPARLTAFPSQEANAVTGAPATHLRNVLGFHIDRRNGWLWALDQGFVAGEAEAPAGGQKIVVFNVRTGKTVRTIPLDAVADRTGSFLNDIAVDEVRKVAYVSDSGLRSAPDNQAGIIVVDYASGRARRVLDRHPAVLPQPGAKVVSHGAEVWPGKPLVLGVNGIALSPDRSTLYWTVTTGTHAYAIPTSLLRDAHARPATLAAAVRDLGDVGGNTDGIVTDKAGNLWITDVTRNGIVRYDPRTGTLALQAASDGVRWPDTPAIGPDGGVVFTASHLNGHFAGQVKAGEERYELWRLK
- a CDS encoding energy transducer TonB codes for the protein MPPGLDNYKTQVAHHVADHNPERTYTGILPPMLPAIVVLEITVDRDGQLADVAVQRSRNPDASEIALASVRRSSPLPPPPTGRLTFSETFLFADSERYQLRSLAGPQASE
- a CDS encoding SDR family NAD(P)-dependent oxidoreductase, producing the protein MDLKLKDKTALVTGATAGIGLAIARTLAQEGAAVAITGRDAGKLDAAIAQIRAATPDAVVTPVVADLADAAGAAAVAQAVPDVDILVNNLGYYEGKAFTDITDDDWLRMFDVNVMSGVRLARHYFPRLLAKNWGRVLFISSEVGAFTPPDMIHYGVSKSAQLAVARGLAELTRGTGVTVNSVLPAATRSDGIVDYLRQTAPRPGMTDAEIEAHFFATYRPSSLIARMIDADEVAAMVALLASPLGAATNGAAVRVEGGSYRSIL